DNA sequence from the Coffea eugenioides isolate CCC68of chromosome 9, Ceug_1.0, whole genome shotgun sequence genome:
gtttaaaatttattaatttggaTTTAGAATTTATAAATTAGAGTTTAAGATTTATAAATTGGATTTAGGGtttataaattagggtttaggttttATAAAGTAGGATTTACGATTTATAAATTTGGAATTAAACTCTAGGGTTTAGTTATTATGCTTTATggtttcataaaaaaaataaaaaaattggtcTTAGCATAGGGtttcataaaagaaataaaaaaattggtcTTAGCCGCATGCACATATTAAAAAGTAcataaaaagtaaaaatagtGCATGCAGCTgttaaaaagtaaaaataaaaaaaaaattggtcttAAAATGGTCGCCACATGCACTATGGCATGCAGCTATGTAGATATTTTGCATGCGGCATagcatattaaaaaaaatgaaaacaaaattttccttctcAATCGCaaaagaaaattgattttttcAATAGCCGATAATGGCATTTGTGGCGATCCTTCAATTATCAAACATTCCCGTACAACACCATTTCTCGGACTTTTTCTCTTAATCGCAttatttctggaaatttgcttaAAAAACATTACCATTCAATCAGGTGTTagcttatttttcttttaaccaGTCAATGAAAGTGACAAAATTGACATGCTGTCAAATGAACTCAGAAGAGCACCAAATCATAATAATAAGACCACTTGCTTTTAGGATTGCTAATCCGTATGGTACGGAATGCAATTCATTTAATTCTATGCTAGTCATGGACCAACTGACGTGTTCACTGTTTTCAATTTATggcaagggataatttcacaaacctcccctgaggtttctgacacttgcactAAGACCCCTCcaggttttaaaaatttcacctAGCTCTCTtgcttttcaaattttggtaaCAATTCAGTCCAATTAGGATTAAAATATTACTATCATGATAGAGATGAGATTTATATTCCATGAATACCCTCTTCCTCCCTATATTAGTACAAGATTGCTTGTTAATAAAAAGGTAGAGATAATTATCAAAGTTGAAGGGGTATAAATGCAATTCAGGAAAATTTTTTCTGTTACATGGAGACATCTTCAGTAGCTGACAGGAATAGCCGATGGCAACCTGCAATATTCCAACGGCCAAAAATTTGGAAACCTCTAACTGCATATAAACATCTGGAAAGCACATTTTATCCTCAAGCCAAAAGATCGTGAGGAGCATTAACAGAAGGCTAAGCTGAAAACATTTAGCAGATTCAATGGCCTCTTCAAGCTAACTAGCAAAATCCTGGAATTCACCCACAACTTTCACTATTAAGAACAGATATTGCTACTGCAATTGCAAGGCCACAGTGAAGATATCAGCGAGCGAAAAGAATCTGGACAAATTGTATTTCTGCTGCTCAAAATGCAGATATTTCAAATGGTATGAtggaggaaaagaagaagaagttaaTAGCAGAAGAAGCAACCAAGACACAAACAAGGAAAGGGATATTAGCAGAGCTAGAGTTCTTGGCATTTCAGAAAGGCAATCTGATGTTGTCGTGGAACTGCAAAGACAATTTCTAGCTCCAAGTGTCTTAGGAAACGTGCTGGTCATCACCAATATGCTACTGTTAgctatatttattttcattcaAATAGTAAAATCAATTGGTTGAATTCATGTAAATCTGCTGCAACATTATAGTAGTTGTATAGTATGCCTTTTTTGGTAAAAGTCAAATGAAACTAGAAGGCTATGTCAGTTAGAATGCTACTTAAACCAATGTAAAATTCATGTATGCAGCACTTTACAGTCATTGTATGAGATAATGAATAGCACTAGTATGCAGTTTGACAATAGCTCGTGAATAATAGCAGTAGTGACGTTACACATGCTAAAATGCAATAATCATATCAGTAGTACATATAACATTTTCATCATGCAATCCACAAGTACAAAACACCATCTACCAGGACAGTTTCTATAGCAGATGGTGAGAATTGCACCACTAATATTGTAAGAGAGTGTTAGCTTCCATTAACAAAACATTTCAGCAGTCCTAACTTCTGGTACTTTTCCATATAGCAGTTGCGAATTCAAGAGAAGCTAAGCTAATCATTACATGCTAACTAGTCTGAACTAGCAACTCAAAACCAGTTGCTGAAAGTGCTGGTACTGCTAATGCTATTGGAGTTCACATTTACTGGTGCATTCATGCTAACAGATGTAGCATTTGTAGATTCAGAAGTCAAGTGAACTGGCACCTAAGGATTGGAGCAGATTCTGGTACTTTTGGTCCTACCAGCACCTCTGACTGTTGAAGTAGAAGGATTGTTTGAAGCAGGTCTTCCTCTCTGTAAACATAATAGCATGAAAGTGAAGTTCAGAGCAAAAATTGTATTGCAGAACTTGTAATTCTCTTAGACAAACTATACTATACAAGTTAACACCTTTCTGTTAGTTACTGCAGCAGTAGTTTGACAAAACCTCTGCACGTTAACACCTCTATTATGATCCGTAGGACTAAGATTGCTCCCTTGACTGGAGTGAACTATAGGTACATTTCCTTCTGCATGATCCCGTAAAATGAGAGTATTTGTAAGGCTCTGGAAACCTCTGCATACATAATTCTAATAGACAACGAATGAAACATAATACTGGCAGCAGTTTACCCAAAGAACAGCTCCTGATAAGCTTGTGATGGCCATTCTTCTGCCTGGTTTGCCTCTTCTATTTGTCTTCTGTCAAAACACCATCAAATGAGTTGTAAGTAATAGTTAACACATAACAAAAACCAATGAAACGGAATATGCAGTTCAGTAATGACTTTGCAATACTTCTACCAGTTTAGCAGGGGTTCTGTTTGCAGTCCATTTTTGCACAGGTGGTCCTTTACAGGTCCTCTTATTATGACCTGCAGCTCCACAATTTCTACACTTGAGAGTACTTGACCTTTTTGGTTGTGAAGAAGAAGCTCCCTTATCAGCTTCCCTTCTTCGATTTACTCTTGGTCTACCAGGAGCTCTTCGCAAAGGAGGTGACAACATAGTTTTTGGGAGCAAATTAGGCATAGCTGGCCACCTCTTCACATCAGGAATAGGATGAATCATTGCAGAGTATGCCTTCAAATACATGTCTTTTGTGAACCAAGCTTCACAATAATGTTCCAATTTTTCTCTCCTGTACATAATTCCTAGTGTTGCATGTTTACATGGAATTCTAGATATCTGAAAAGCACCACAATCACATAACTCTTGCTCAGAACAACTATGTAGCTTCTGTCCAGATCACCAATCTCGAATGTGTCTTCACTAGCCATATGCATCTCACATTTTCTTAATGCTTGGCTAATTTCTGTGAGTTTCTTAGCAATTCTAGGAGTGATATTAGCAGTCAAGGTGCAACCTTTCTGGTATCTCTTGTGCAGGTTTTTCATGAACTTTCTCCTCAAACCATCCACTAATGTCAGTATAGGCTTTCCTCTAAGATCACCAACCCAGTTATTAAAGGATTCAATGAAATTATTTGTGACATGATCACACTTACACCAGgaacttcttgaaattttatcCAGATATTTCCAAGCCTCTCTGTTAATACCTTTAATACTTGCAATTGCTTCATTATAGCCAACAACATCATAActttttgctgtcttccaaAAGAAACTTCTAAGTAATATACTTGGAAATTGAGACTTGAAATTGCTGTATATATGCCCACAACAATGCCGTCCAGTTACATCAGGAAATATCTCCTCATAAGTAAGATTCAATCCCTGCAATATGAAATTATAAGTTACCAGCAGAATTTTGATTAGTATCCTGAAGGATTGATTCAGCACAGTGTTTGTACCTTTTGCCTATCACTCATGAAAGTTAAAGGGATGTTGTTGTCAAATGGTCCAAAGAACTCTTGAAAGTAGTAGAAGAACCACCTCCAAGTATCCTTGTTCTCACATTCAGCTATAGCAAATAATATTGGAAATACGTTGTTGTTTGCATCCAAAGCAACTGCTGTCATAAGCACACCTCCAAATGGCTCCTTCAAGAAACATCCATCAAATCCCACAAAAGGCCTACAACCTTCTAGGAATCCCAGCTTTTGAGCTCTAAATCTAATGAATATTCTCAAAATTTAGGCTCAACTAAAAGATTTGGCCTATCATAATGTATTTTACAGATGCTGTTGGGATTATTGTTCCTTAACAGTTCAGCATATTTTGGAAGTTTAGAATAAGATTCAGCATGTGTGCCTTCTATTTCAGCAAGTGCTTTGTTCTTAGCTCTGAAAATCTGCATTTTACTTGGCTTCACGCCATACTTTCTCAACTCTGCCTCTACACCTTTGCTGGTCATATTAGGATGATCTCTCGTGATACCAACCAGCTTCTTGACCATCCAGTCAGATGTGGCTTCAGCACAGTGTTTAACCATCACACAAGTGTGATGTGGTTGGTAACTTTTAATCTGAAAAGTCATATTATCAGCCACTGGTGATGCATGTATTCTCCATTGACATCCCTTAGCAGCACATATAGCAGTCACTCTAGATCTCTCATTTTTCAATCTCAGAAGTGGAAAGCATTTTTGAATAACATAATCTTTCAAGACAGCCATAAATGCATCCACATTTGTGAATAATTGACCCTTCTCAAACTCTATCTCATCTTTAGGATTGTAAATGCATATCTTTGATCTCATTAATTGTCTCATAGAGTCATCCTCTTCCTCACTTTCAGAATCAGGAACCACAATTTCTGCTTTATTGTcttcaaaatcagaaaaaattagTATCACTATCCTCACTGTCATCATTTGAGACCTTATCTAGAGCTACTTCATCCTCATTATCACTATCCAGATTGTGTCTCCATGAAGAATCAGAGCTAGAGTTTCAATTTTCATCATCTGAAATATCAACCTCTACACCTACTGTCTTGTTATTCTGTGTAATAAGCAAAGTATCTTGCATGTTCATAGTAATTGGATTTACTAAGCTATTCTCTTCATCAGCAGGGATAATTTCCATATCAGAGACATGCAAGTTTATCACTGGTTTagattgatgtattttgaacatctCGCTAACTGAATAGTCATATCCATCAGGCACTTGTTTTTCCCAAGAATTTCACATCTCATCTGCATAATCATGTTAACATTCCCAGAGATTTTGTTCAATGTCTTTTCAGTTACATCAAACAACGACTTAATGTATGAATAGCCACTTGGATCAACATTTTGAATCCTGATTTTGTTTGCATTACAGTGAACAACAATGTCATATGCAGCAGCAAGAGTCCCCATCCTATATTTTCACATTTGGATGCAAAGTGATTCATAAATAAAAGTGCGAGCTTCATGCCTTTAAAGTTTTACAGAAACACATTAAATTTCTAGAAAATATCAGAATTCAAAACATTAGAGATTAGCATACATCAGCATTACAGAAAGTTCAAGAATCCGGAGATGATGTATATTAGCAGTCAAGCAAAAAACTACTCCATAACATGGAATTCCATAACAAACTGATTCATTAGAACAGGGTCATCATTACAGTACAGAACCAGAAAAAAGGGCATAGTAAGTTGATATGCACCAG
Encoded proteins:
- the LOC113782512 gene encoding uncharacterized protein LOC113782512, translating into MTVRIVILIFSDFEDNKAEIVVPDSESEEEDDSMRQLMRSKICIYNPKDEIEFEKGQLFTNVDAFMAVLKDYVIQKCFPLLRLKNERSRVTAICAAKGCQWRIHASPVADNMTFQIKSYQPHHTCVMVKHCAEATSDWMVKKLVGITRDHPNMTSKGVEAELRKYGVKPSKMQIFRAKNKALAEIEGTHAESYSKLPKYAELLRNNNPNSICCRPFVGFDGCFLKEPFGGVLMTAVALDANNNVFPILFAIAECENKDTWRWFFYYFQEFFGPFDNNIPLTFMSDRQKGLNLTYEEIFPDVTGRHCCGHIYSNFKSQFPSILLRSFFWKTAKSYDVVGYNEAIASIKGINREAWKYLDKISRSSWCKCDHVTNNFIESFNNWVGDLRGKPILTLVDGLRRKFMKNLHKRYQKGCTLTANITPRIAKKLTEISQALRKCEMHMASEDTFEIGDLDRSYIVVLSKSYVIVVLFRYLEFHAYSAMIHPIPDVKRWPAMPNLLPKTMLSPPLRRAPGRPRVNRRREADKGASSSQPKRSSTLKCRNCGAAGHNKRTCKGPPVQKWTANRTPAKLKTNRRGKPGRRMAITSLSGAVLWNYVCRGFQSLTNTLILRDHAEGNVPIVHSSQGSNLSPTDHNRGVNVQRFCQTTAAVTNRKRGRPASNNPSTSTVRGAGCHRLFLSATEDVSM